One Solibacillus sp. R5-41 DNA segment encodes these proteins:
- the pgk gene encoding phosphoglycerate kinase, translating into MFLKKSMNDVEVKGKRVFVRVDFNVPMEEGRITDETRIRAAIPTIQQLVENGAKVILASHLGRPKGEVKEDMRLTAVGVRLSELMNKPVTKLDESIGEAVESAVNSMQEGDIVLLENVRFHKGEEKNDPALAESFAKLADLYINDAFGAAHRAHASTEGIAKFVPAVSGLLMEKELDVLGKALSNPERPFTAIIGGAKVKDKIDVIENLLDKVDHLIIGGGLSFTFVKAMGHDIGKSLLEEDKIELAKSFIEQAKAKGVELHMPVDAVLANEFSKDAETQVVNIDAIPADWMGLDIGPKTAENYAEVIQKSNLIIWNGPMGVFEIDKFANGTKTVADAMAQTAGYTIIGGGDSAAAVEKFGVASQMNHISTGGGASLELMEGKQLPGIVALNDK; encoded by the coding sequence ATGTTTTTAAAGAAATCAATGAACGATGTAGAAGTAAAAGGGAAACGCGTATTCGTACGTGTGGATTTCAACGTACCAATGGAGGAAGGTCGCATTACAGATGAAACGCGTATTCGTGCAGCGATCCCAACAATTCAACAACTAGTTGAAAATGGAGCAAAAGTTATTTTAGCTTCTCACCTAGGTCGACCTAAAGGCGAAGTAAAAGAAGATATGCGTCTAACTGCTGTTGGAGTGCGTCTTTCAGAATTAATGAACAAGCCTGTAACAAAGCTAGATGAGTCAATTGGTGAAGCAGTTGAATCGGCAGTAAATAGCATGCAAGAGGGCGACATCGTGCTACTTGAAAATGTTCGTTTCCATAAAGGGGAAGAAAAAAATGACCCTGCTTTAGCAGAAAGCTTTGCAAAATTAGCCGACCTTTATATTAACGATGCATTTGGCGCAGCTCACCGTGCACATGCTTCAACAGAAGGCATTGCGAAATTTGTGCCGGCTGTTTCTGGTTTATTAATGGAAAAAGAGTTAGATGTACTTGGAAAAGCCTTATCAAATCCAGAGCGTCCATTTACGGCAATTATCGGTGGGGCCAAAGTAAAGGATAAAATCGACGTAATCGAGAACTTATTAGATAAAGTGGATCACTTAATTATTGGTGGCGGTCTGTCATTCACATTTGTGAAAGCAATGGGCCACGATATCGGAAAATCTTTATTAGAAGAAGATAAAATTGAATTAGCAAAAAGCTTTATCGAACAAGCAAAAGCAAAAGGTGTCGAGTTACATATGCCAGTCGATGCCGTTTTAGCTAATGAATTTTCAAAAGATGCAGAAACACAAGTTGTCAATATTGATGCCATTCCAGCTGATTGGATGGGCTTAGATATCGGACCAAAAACTGCTGAAAATTATGCAGAAGTTATTCAAAAATCAAATTTAATCATTTGGAACGGACCAATGGGTGTATTTGAAATCGATAAGTTTGCAAATGGTACGAAAACAGTTGCAGATGCGATGGCACAAACAGCGGGCTATACAATTATCGGTGGCGGTGACTCAGCTGCGGCAGTAGAAAAATTCGGCGTAGCATCACAAATGAACCACATTTCAACAGGTGGCGGTGCATCCCTTGAATTAATGGAAGGTAAACAATTACCAGGCATTGTCGCATTAAACGATAAGTAA
- the gap gene encoding type I glyceraldehyde-3-phosphate dehydrogenase — translation MVLKLAINGFGRIGRLVFREAMKHEEFEVVAVNDLTDAGQLAHLLKFDSVHGVYDADVEAEDKAFIVNGKRIQVCSEPDPAKLPWGEMGVDVVLECTGRWRSLEEVSKHIEAGAKKAILSAPAKGDMPTYVMGVNHTEYDPSQDVISNASCTTNCLAPFAKVLDEKFGIKRGMMTTIHSYTNDQRILDFPHSDPRRARAGAVSMIPTTTGAAVAVSKVLPQLKGKLDGFSMRVPTPNVSCVDLVAELNTDVTLESVNAALKEASEGELKGILAYNELPLVSIDYNGNPASSTIDGLSTMVMENRMVKVVSWYDNEIGYSTRLMDLALYIVKQGLNEK, via the coding sequence ATGGTATTAAAATTAGCGATTAATGGATTTGGTCGAATCGGACGTTTAGTATTTCGTGAGGCGATGAAACATGAAGAATTTGAAGTAGTTGCAGTCAATGATTTAACAGATGCAGGTCAATTAGCACATTTATTGAAATTTGATTCTGTTCACGGTGTATATGATGCGGATGTAGAAGCAGAAGACAAGGCATTCATTGTAAACGGTAAGCGAATTCAAGTGTGTTCGGAGCCGGATCCAGCGAAGTTACCATGGGGAGAAATGGGTGTAGACGTTGTATTAGAATGTACAGGAAGATGGCGTTCTCTGGAGGAAGTATCGAAACATATCGAGGCCGGTGCGAAAAAGGCGATTTTATCAGCACCTGCTAAAGGAGACATGCCGACATATGTAATGGGAGTAAACCATACAGAATATGACCCGTCACAGGATGTTATTTCAAATGCATCTTGTACGACAAACTGTTTAGCGCCATTTGCAAAAGTACTGGATGAAAAATTCGGGATTAAACGCGGTATGATGACAACGATTCACTCATACACGAATGATCAGCGTATTTTAGACTTCCCGCACTCAGACCCACGTCGTGCACGTGCAGGCGCGGTGTCCATGATTCCAACAACAACAGGAGCAGCAGTAGCTGTTTCGAAAGTATTACCACAGTTAAAAGGAAAATTAGATGGTTTCTCAATGCGTGTCCCAACACCGAACGTATCATGTGTGGACTTAGTAGCAGAGCTCAATACAGATGTGACGCTTGAATCGGTAAATGCCGCATTAAAAGAGGCATCAGAAGGTGAATTAAAAGGGATTTTAGCATACAATGAATTACCACTTGTGTCGATTGATTATAACGGTAATCCAGCATCATCAACGATTGATGGGCTTTCAACAATGGTCATGGAAAATCGTATGGTAAAAGTAGTATCTTGGTATGATAATGAAATCGGCTATTCAACACGTCTAATGGACTTAGCGTTATACATTGTCAAACAAGGGTTAAACGAAAAGTAA
- a CDS encoding sugar-binding transcriptional regulator, which yields MDNRSYLDAGRKLMPEIEKIFKKRFRVLQAIEMYGPIGRRALAEQLQWTEREVRNETDILSEQQLIVIQQKGMICSAQGYGILEQLKELFHEISGITTKEQRLAKLFKIERVIIIPGNVEEDATIKYVLGKEGAKIITKHAQGKCNIAVTGGNSVAAIGDFLTPVSPLNTACFIAARGGMGDEMSFQANTIVAKFAQKCTATYRTLFLPEHLSEQAYQAMKSEPMIQEMMALYEKVSIVVHGIGAAQEMAIRRNSSQIEQQLLEEKGAVGEAFGYYFNETGEIVHHIRTIGIQLEQVKKAQHIIAIAAGINKAIAIQAYFKNAAPQTTFITDEQTANEIISKIK from the coding sequence TTGGACAATCGTTCTTATTTGGATGCAGGACGAAAGTTAATGCCAGAAATCGAAAAGATTTTTAAAAAGCGATTTCGTGTTTTACAAGCAATTGAGATGTACGGTCCAATTGGCAGAAGAGCTTTAGCTGAGCAGCTGCAATGGACAGAACGAGAAGTGCGCAATGAAACAGATATTTTAAGTGAGCAACAACTAATTGTCATTCAACAAAAGGGCATGATTTGCTCGGCACAAGGGTATGGCATATTAGAGCAACTCAAGGAATTATTCCATGAAATATCGGGTATAACAACGAAGGAGCAGCGACTTGCAAAGCTCTTTAAAATTGAACGTGTTATTATCATTCCCGGCAACGTTGAAGAAGATGCAACGATTAAGTATGTATTAGGTAAAGAAGGCGCAAAAATCATTACGAAACACGCACAAGGAAAATGTAATATTGCGGTTACAGGTGGAAACTCAGTTGCAGCAATTGGCGATTTTTTAACGCCAGTCTCTCCGCTTAATACGGCATGCTTTATTGCGGCACGCGGTGGAATGGGCGATGAAATGAGCTTCCAAGCAAATACAATCGTCGCAAAGTTTGCTCAAAAATGTACCGCAACTTATCGCACCTTATTTTTACCAGAGCATTTAAGTGAGCAAGCATATCAAGCGATGAAAAGTGAGCCTATGATTCAAGAGATGATGGCTTTATATGAAAAAGTCAGTATTGTTGTTCATGGAATTGGCGCAGCGCAAGAGATGGCCATTCGACGTAATAGTTCTCAAATAGAGCAGCAATTATTAGAAGAAAAAGGAGCAGTAGGAGAAGCTTTTGGCTATTATTTCAACGAGACAGGGGAAATTGTTCATCATATTCGAACGATTGGTATCCAGCTCGAACAAGTAAAAAAGGCACAGCATATTATTGCTATTGCGGCTGGTATAAATAAAGCCATCGCGATTCAAGCGTACTTTAAAAATGCCGCACCACAGACAACATTCATTACAGATGAACAAACGGCAAATGAAATCATTTCCAAAATAAAATAA
- a CDS encoding glutaredoxin family protein yields the protein MHVKFFTKPNCELCIEGLQTLKIVQEDIAFQIEIVNIEENDAIHEKYMLMIPVIEWNDRIIQYGRLDYPTLFEALSE from the coding sequence ATGCACGTAAAATTTTTTACAAAACCAAACTGCGAGCTATGCATAGAAGGCTTGCAAACGTTAAAGATTGTCCAAGAAGACATTGCATTTCAAATCGAAATAGTTAATATTGAAGAAAATGATGCTATTCATGAAAAATACATGCTGATGATTCCGGTAATTGAATGGAATGATCGAATTATTCAGTATGGTCGACTTGATTATCCAACATTGTTTGAGGCGCTAAGTGAATGA
- a CDS encoding YgcG family protein, which produces MRFLVLFIICMFVMPFTIMAAIPKKPAYQSYVYDQANVISDDVEQQLIQTAKALESSTGNVIVMMTLDTIVDLEPYEFGEEVIREWGIGDAQLNNGILIFVTPNAGAGINNSWIVVGDGLKGEYPGELLRGMIDTYMMPYIEKGDYTTAIANILSTFYVKMDGDVGGTDLVKPVNEDDADLPTALIIFIVIIYLSLSKFGGGGPGGRRRTVRHIYRTGGFPTSGFGSGRRSSGGGDKMD; this is translated from the coding sequence ATGAGATTTTTAGTTTTATTCATTATATGTATGTTTGTGATGCCATTTACGATAATGGCGGCAATTCCGAAAAAGCCTGCATATCAATCGTATGTTTATGATCAAGCCAATGTGATTTCAGATGATGTTGAGCAACAATTGATTCAAACAGCAAAGGCATTGGAAAGTTCGACAGGCAATGTGATTGTCATGATGACACTTGATACAATTGTGGATTTAGAGCCTTATGAATTTGGCGAAGAAGTGATACGCGAATGGGGTATTGGGGATGCACAGTTAAATAATGGGATACTTATTTTTGTGACACCGAATGCAGGGGCGGGCATTAATAATAGTTGGATTGTTGTTGGGGACGGCTTAAAAGGAGAGTATCCAGGTGAGTTACTGAGAGGCATGATCGATACGTATATGATGCCTTATATAGAAAAAGGAGATTATACGACTGCAATTGCAAACATTTTAAGTACCTTTTATGTAAAAATGGATGGAGATGTAGGTGGCACAGATTTAGTAAAGCCTGTTAATGAAGATGATGCAGATTTACCAACAGCACTTATTATTTTTATCGTAATTATTTATTTGAGCCTTAGCAAATTTGGTGGCGGCGGTCCGGGTGGGCGTAGAAGAACAGTGAGGCACATATACCGCACAGGAGGTTTCCCAACAAGCGGTTTCGGAAGTGGGAGGCGCTCATCGGGTGGTGGGGATAAAATGGATTAA
- a CDS encoding spore coat protein has product METQSSQSQDNSMPLSMNHGAHELFDVHEVLGSMISGLNQYVLLRDQVQDQELLTMMDRQYAFMLDEYNITMEAYKTGKDPQHPTRSYNMQMGNDFTYGLKPGEPKKPIQTASEICDGVISGFMLGCHKNSAKGKTAAALESTNPVVRRVLQDSVPNCIEMAYEVSLYQNKKGIYQVAQLSQADMNTMLNMFGQAQQAKNMPN; this is encoded by the coding sequence ATGGAAACCCAATCTTCACAATCTCAAGATAATTCCATGCCGCTTTCGATGAATCACGGTGCCCACGAGCTTTTCGACGTACATGAGGTATTAGGTTCGATGATTTCAGGTCTGAATCAATATGTACTGTTAAGAGATCAAGTACAGGATCAAGAACTCCTTACAATGATGGACCGTCAGTACGCATTTATGCTCGATGAATACAATATTACGATGGAGGCTTACAAAACTGGTAAAGATCCACAGCATCCGACAAGAAGCTACAATATGCAAATGGGCAATGATTTCACTTATGGATTGAAACCTGGTGAGCCGAAAAAACCGATTCAAACTGCTAGTGAAATTTGTGATGGTGTTATTTCTGGTTTCATGCTTGGCTGTCATAAAAATAGTGCAAAAGGGAAAACTGCTGCGGCACTTGAATCTACAAATCCGGTTGTACGTCGCGTTCTTCAGGATTCTGTCCCTAACTGTATCGAAATGGCTTACGAAGTTTCGCTTTATCAAAACAAAAAAGGTATTTACCAAGTCGCACAACTTTCACAAGCAGATATGAACACAATGCTAAACATGTTTGGTCAAGCACAACAAGCAAAAAATATGCCAAATTAA
- a CDS encoding amino acid ABC transporter ATP-binding protein, with translation MIKVQNLHKHFGKLEVLKGIDYEVHEKEVVCVIGPSGSGKSTFLRCMNLLEEVTDGAIYIEGVKINDPQTNINDIRTEVGMVFQQFNLFPHMSVIDNIMMAPMQIRKISKVEAEKLALELLTKVGLREKADNFPQQLSGGQQQRVAIARALAMKPKIMLFDEPTSALDPEMVKEVLEVMKDLAKEGMTMVVVTHEMGFAREVGDRVLFMDGGYIVEEGHPNDVFGNPQNERTQAFLGKVL, from the coding sequence ATGATTAAAGTACAAAATTTACACAAGCATTTTGGCAAGCTCGAAGTATTAAAGGGTATTGATTATGAAGTTCATGAAAAAGAAGTCGTATGTGTCATTGGTCCTTCAGGTTCGGGGAAAAGTACGTTTCTTCGTTGTATGAACTTGCTTGAAGAAGTGACAGATGGTGCTATTTATATTGAAGGTGTAAAAATTAATGACCCGCAAACGAATATTAACGATATTCGCACAGAGGTAGGCATGGTGTTCCAACAGTTCAACCTGTTTCCGCATATGTCAGTAATTGATAATATTATGATGGCACCAATGCAAATTCGTAAAATAAGTAAAGTAGAAGCCGAAAAGCTAGCGTTAGAATTGCTTACTAAAGTAGGGTTACGTGAAAAGGCGGATAATTTCCCGCAGCAGCTATCAGGTGGACAACAGCAGCGTGTCGCGATTGCACGAGCTCTTGCGATGAAGCCGAAAATTATGCTGTTTGATGAGCCGACATCTGCGCTTGATCCAGAGATGGTGAAAGAAGTGCTAGAGGTTATGAAAGATTTAGCAAAAGAAGGAATGACAATGGTTGTCGTGACGCATGAAATGGGCTTTGCACGTGAAGTGGGCGATCGCGTATTATTTATGGATGGTGGCTATATTGTTGAAGAAGGTCACCCAAATGATGTATTTGGTAATCCGCAAAACGAACGTACACAAGCGTTTTTAGGCAAAGTACTGTAA
- a CDS encoding amino acid ABC transporter permease has product MDFFRWDIIWDYRELYLSGFLTTIILTLCGYIGGVIFGLLLGLGQVSNKKWIYWPAKIYIDVFRGTPMLVQLLLIHLAVIPTIFGESMSWWVSGIVGLILNSAAYNAEIFRAGIQSIDKGQMEAARSLGLTHSQAMRKVILPQAFRRMIPPLGNEFIALLKDSSLVTVIAGAEILYVSKVVAGTYQRFWEPYLFAAFLYLVLTYTATKIIAMVEKRVDINYNPRKKRGTHK; this is encoded by the coding sequence ATGGATTTTTTTAGATGGGATATAATCTGGGACTACCGTGAATTATATTTAAGTGGTTTTTTAACGACAATTATTTTAACGCTATGCGGTTATATCGGCGGGGTTATTTTCGGATTGTTACTCGGATTAGGTCAAGTTTCGAATAAAAAGTGGATTTATTGGCCAGCAAAAATTTATATTGACGTATTTCGTGGTACACCAATGCTTGTACAATTACTATTAATTCATTTAGCAGTAATCCCGACAATATTTGGTGAATCAATGAGCTGGTGGGTATCAGGGATTGTAGGGCTAATTTTAAATAGTGCAGCCTACAATGCAGAAATTTTCCGTGCTGGAATTCAGTCTATTGATAAAGGTCAAATGGAAGCAGCTCGTTCACTCGGGTTAACGCATTCTCAAGCGATGCGTAAAGTAATATTACCGCAAGCTTTCCGCCGTATGATTCCACCACTAGGTAATGAATTTATTGCATTATTAAAAGATTCTTCACTTGTGACAGTTATTGCAGGGGCAGAAATTTTATATGTCAGTAAGGTCGTGGCGGGCACATATCAACGTTTCTGGGAGCCATATTTATTTGCAGCATTCCTTTATTTAGTTTTAACCTATACAGCGACGAAGATTATTGCAATGGTTGAAAAGCGTGTCGACATTAATTATAATCCTCGAAAGAAAAGGGGCACGCATAAATGA
- a CDS encoding basic amino acid ABC transporter substrate-binding protein — MKKNKLFKIIAPFAAVTMILAACGADKDSTGASTDDAGKITKIVAGTEATYAPFEYLDTKGNVVGLDAEILAAIGEEMGIETEIENTGWDAMMSQVTTGGIDMGAAAITITDERKETYDFTDPYYEASLLIVTKEDSKIEKLDELKDSKIAVQMNTTGHIAAQELQGKGSKNILAYENFSVALTEVLNGSAEAAIGDNAVILEYIKNNPDSGLKTIEDDSFEVDYFGFMVKKGNKELLDVLNEGLGKIKENGKLAEITGTEIE; from the coding sequence ATGAAAAAGAATAAATTATTCAAAATAATCGCACCATTTGCAGCCGTAACGATGATTTTAGCGGCATGTGGAGCGGATAAGGATTCTACAGGCGCGTCAACAGATGATGCTGGAAAAATTACAAAAATTGTTGCGGGTACTGAGGCAACGTATGCACCATTTGAATATTTAGATACCAAAGGAAATGTAGTTGGATTAGATGCAGAAATTTTAGCGGCTATCGGTGAGGAAATGGGCATCGAAACAGAAATTGAAAATACAGGCTGGGATGCCATGATGAGCCAAGTTACTACTGGTGGAATTGATATGGGCGCAGCAGCCATTACAATTACAGATGAACGTAAAGAAACGTATGACTTCACAGATCCTTATTATGAAGCTTCATTATTAATTGTGACAAAAGAGGATTCGAAAATTGAAAAGTTAGATGAACTAAAGGATTCGAAAATTGCTGTGCAAATGAATACTACGGGTCATATTGCAGCACAAGAATTACAAGGCAAAGGTAGTAAAAATATTTTAGCGTATGAAAACTTCTCGGTAGCATTAACAGAAGTACTTAATGGTTCAGCGGAGGCTGCAATTGGTGATAATGCAGTTATTTTAGAATACATTAAAAATAACCCAGACTCAGGATTGAAAACAATTGAAGATGATTCATTTGAAGTAGATTACTTTGGATTCATGGTGAAAAAAGGAAATAAAGAATTGTTAGATGTTTTAAATGAAGGTTTAGGAAAGATTAAAGAAAACGGTAAGCTAGCAGAAATTACAGGAACAGAAATTGAGTAA
- the clpP gene encoding ATP-dependent Clp endopeptidase proteolytic subunit ClpP: protein MNLIPTVIEQTNRGERAYDIYSRLLKDRIILLGSAIDDNVSNSIVAQLLFLEAEDPDKDIHLYINSPGGSITSGMAIYDTMNFIKPDVSTICIGMAASMGAFLLSAGAKGKRIALPNSEVMIHQPLGGAQGQATEIEIAAKRILFLREKLNRIMAENSGQDYETLARDTDRDNFMTAEQAKEYGLIDKIYERNDLKK from the coding sequence ATGAATTTAATTCCTACAGTTATTGAACAAACAAATCGCGGTGAGCGTGCTTATGATATTTATTCACGTTTACTTAAGGACCGTATTATTTTACTAGGAAGTGCGATTGATGACAACGTATCAAACTCAATCGTTGCACAGCTTTTATTCCTAGAGGCAGAAGATCCAGATAAGGATATTCACCTTTACATTAATTCTCCAGGTGGCTCAATTACTTCAGGTATGGCTATCTATGACACAATGAACTTTATCAAGCCGGACGTTTCAACAATTTGTATCGGTATGGCTGCTTCAATGGGTGCCTTCCTCTTATCTGCAGGTGCTAAAGGAAAACGTATTGCATTACCTAACTCAGAAGTAATGATTCACCAACCTTTAGGCGGTGCACAAGGTCAAGCAACTGAAATTGAAATTGCAGCAAAACGTATTTTATTCTTACGTGAAAAATTAAATCGTATTATGGCTGAAAATTCAGGTCAAGATTACGAAACACTTGCTCGCGATACAGATCGTGATAACTTCATGACTGCTGAACAGGCGAAAGAGTACGGCTTAATCGATAAAATTTACGAGCGTAATGATTTAAAAAAGTAA
- a CDS encoding HPr family phosphocarrier protein: MVEKQVEVKLKSGLQARQAALFVQEANRYKSDVFLQKDHKKVNAKSIMGIMSLAVGKGTIVTLRAEGHDEEKALNALQVLIEKED, encoded by the coding sequence ATGGTAGAAAAGCAAGTTGAAGTAAAACTAAAATCAGGCTTACAGGCTAGGCAAGCAGCATTATTCGTACAAGAGGCGAACCGATATAAATCGGATGTTTTTTTACAAAAAGATCATAAAAAGGTAAATGCAAAATCGATTATGGGCATTATGAGCTTAGCCGTTGGAAAAGGAACCATTGTCACATTAAGAGCAGAAGGCCATGATGAAGAAAAAGCACTAAATGCACTGCAAGTATTAATCGAAAAAGAAGATTAA
- the whiA gene encoding DNA-binding protein WhiA, translating to MSFASEMKKELTQIEADDNSLKAEVSALIRMNGSLSFANRQLSLDVQTENAAIARRLYTIVKKLYPYTVELLVRKKMRLKKNNVYICRIRDGARELLADLEILSNSFELNHTISNVLIQKNSQRRAYLRGAFLAGGSVNNPETSSYHLEVYSLYIEHAEALADLMNCYDLNAKTIERKKGFVTYLKEAEKISDFLNLVGAHQAMLKFEDVRIVRDMRNSVNRIVNCETANLNKTIGAALRQVENIRYIDNAIGLDQLPEKLREIARLRVEYQDVTLKELGEMVSTGIVSKSGVNHRLRKIDEIAEAIRRGEHVIK from the coding sequence ATGTCATTTGCATCAGAAATGAAAAAAGAACTCACACAAATTGAAGCGGATGACAATAGTTTAAAGGCAGAAGTGTCCGCCCTTATTCGCATGAATGGATCATTAAGCTTTGCTAATCGCCAGCTCAGTTTAGATGTGCAAACGGAGAACGCCGCGATTGCAAGAAGGCTTTATACCATTGTGAAAAAATTGTACCCATATACCGTAGAATTACTTGTTCGAAAAAAAATGCGTTTGAAAAAGAATAATGTTTATATTTGCCGTATTCGTGATGGGGCCCGTGAATTATTAGCTGATTTAGAAATACTTTCGAATTCTTTTGAACTTAATCATACCATTTCAAATGTGCTAATACAGAAAAATAGTCAGCGGCGTGCTTATTTACGAGGAGCATTTTTAGCAGGAGGATCGGTCAATAATCCAGAAACATCTTCCTATCATTTAGAAGTGTATTCTTTATATATAGAGCATGCAGAAGCATTAGCAGATTTGATGAACTGTTATGATTTAAATGCGAAAACGATTGAACGAAAAAAGGGCTTCGTTACGTATTTAAAAGAAGCTGAAAAAATTTCTGATTTCTTAAATTTAGTAGGTGCACACCAAGCGATGTTAAAGTTCGAGGATGTTCGTATCGTTCGGGATATGCGTAATAGTGTCAATCGTATCGTCAATTGTGAAACCGCTAATTTAAATAAAACAATAGGTGCTGCATTAAGACAAGTAGAAAATATTCGTTATATTGATAATGCAATCGGTTTAGATCAGTTACCTGAAAAATTACGTGAAATTGCAAGATTGCGTGTGGAATATCAAGATGTTACATTAAAAGAACTTGGTGAAATGGTATCTACTGGTATCGTAAGTAAATCTGGTGTGAATCACCGTCTACGAAAAATTGATGAAATCGCCGAAGCTATACGTCGTGGGGAGCATGTAATCAAATAA
- the yvcK gene encoding YvcK family protein, with the protein MKKKKTRIVVIGGGTGLSTILRGLKQHPFDITAIVTVADDGGSSGRLRDDYDIPPPGDVRNVIAALSDVEPLVEQMFQYRFSQSNDLGGHSLGNLMLTALTEITGDFNHAIAEMSKVLNVHGKVVPAANKKVTLHAELNDGTKIVGESKIPSGHAPIKRVYLEPGNVKPLPAAIHAIERAQYILIGPGSLYTSIIPNLLVKGIGEAVVRAKGEKIYISNLMTQLGETIHYTASQHIEAIHAHVGRPFIEALLINEKKLHPSIYENYREENAEPVQFDVDKLEAMGIKVIQKEIAIIQDGVVRHDAKNLADWLCEYAGQNKNQ; encoded by the coding sequence ATGAAAAAAAAGAAAACACGTATTGTAGTCATTGGTGGCGGTACAGGGCTATCAACGATATTACGCGGCCTAAAACAACACCCATTTGATATTACTGCGATTGTAACCGTAGCAGATGATGGTGGCTCTTCAGGGCGATTACGCGATGATTACGATATTCCACCGCCAGGAGATGTCCGAAATGTTATTGCGGCATTGTCGGATGTGGAGCCTTTGGTGGAGCAAATGTTTCAATACCGTTTCTCTCAATCAAATGATTTAGGGGGACATTCATTAGGAAATTTAATGCTGACTGCTTTGACGGAAATTACCGGTGATTTTAATCATGCCATTGCTGAGATGAGCAAGGTATTAAATGTACATGGTAAAGTCGTGCCAGCTGCAAATAAAAAAGTAACACTCCATGCGGAATTAAACGACGGTACAAAAATTGTGGGGGAATCTAAAATTCCATCTGGTCATGCACCAATAAAGCGTGTGTATTTAGAGCCGGGTAATGTGAAACCATTGCCCGCTGCGATCCATGCTATAGAGCGTGCACAATATATTTTGATTGGTCCTGGTAGCTTATATACGAGCATTATCCCTAATTTACTTGTGAAAGGAATTGGGGAGGCTGTCGTGCGCGCAAAAGGAGAGAAAATTTATATTTCTAACTTAATGACGCAGCTTGGGGAGACAATTCATTACACAGCATCACAACATATAGAAGCGATTCATGCACATGTGGGGCGACCATTTATTGAGGCTCTGCTTATTAATGAAAAGAAATTACATCCGTCGATCTATGAAAATTATCGGGAAGAAAATGCTGAACCTGTGCAATTCGATGTCGATAAATTAGAGGCCATGGGTATCAAAGTTATTCAAAAAGAGATTGCCATTATTCAAGATGGTGTCGTACGTCATGATGCAAAAAATTTAGCGGATTGGCTCTGCGAATATGCAGGGCAAAATAAAAATCAATAA